A genomic segment from Mus caroli chromosome 17, CAROLI_EIJ_v1.1, whole genome shotgun sequence encodes:
- the LOC110284179 gene encoding LOW QUALITY PROTEIN: butyrophilin subfamily 3 member A2-like (The sequence of the model RefSeq protein was modified relative to this genomic sequence to represent the inferred CDS: deleted 1 base in 1 codon) produces MENHGKPSLLFHVSCLFVLTQLLSWVTTQEFQVFGPSDPIVAAPGGEAILPCSVISAMNVENMDELRWFRSRFSEAVLVYRDQEEQKEGQMPGYSQRTSLVKDQFHQGTAAVKIQNVQASDSGIYICHFKQGVFYEEAILELKVAAMGSVPEVHIKGPEDGGVCVVCITSGWYPEPQVHWKDSRGENFTAFSSETHTKDVEGLFSTETSLVVRDSSVRNVTCSIFNPILGQEKAMTIFIPEPFFPQASPWKPAFLVTLTMMGLLVLGTSYLLIRERSARLKVQQETVNFQHEMDELQKTKEDALKTIVALLTPVCCFSARRKAAYMAAWKKAQLYADWRKEHFEAWTFTLDPASAHPILAISLDRLSVSRKDSTLCLDDLFCVLGIKGISSGRHYWEVKLRNGDSSKWTLGVCREGVDRKGCFSECPHKGFWTVGRSSSGYLAYIDTGAALLSVRQAPQSVGVFVDYTEGDISFYNMSDMSPMFSFHEASFSGTLFPYFRLKSGNVSMIINSMPCVFEGREGEDGRRGRKRSRRGGRGGGQRRGRS; encoded by the exons AGGAGTTCCAGGTCTTTGGTCCCTCAGACCCCATTGTGGCTGCACCAGGTGGGGAAGCCATCCTTCCCTGCTCCGTGATTTCAGCCATGAATGTGGAGAACATGGATGAGTTGAGGTGGTTCCGCAGCAGATTCTCAGAAGCAGTGCTTGTCTATCGGGACcaagaggaacagaaggaaggacagatgcCTGGGTATTCACAGCGCACCTCTCTGGTGAAGGACCAGTTCCATCAAGGCACAGCTGCTGTGAAGATCCAAAATGTCCAGGCATCAGATAGTGGGATATACATCTGCCACTTCAAACAGGGAGTGTTCTATGAAGAGGCCATCTTGGAACTGAAGGTGGCAG CGATGGGCTCTGTCCCTGAAGTGCACATCAAAGGTCCAGAAGATGGtggagtgtgtgttgtgtgcatcaCCTCAGGGTGGTACCCGGAGCCTCAGGTGCATTGGAAAGACTCCAGAGGAGAGAATTTCACAGCATTCTCCTCAGAGACCCACACTAAAGATGTTGAAGGACTGTTCAGCACAGAGACCTCGCTGGTTGTGAGAGACAGCTCTGTGAGGAATGTGACCTGCTCCATCTTCAATCCTATCTTGGGTCAGGAGAAAGCCATGACCATATTCATCCCAG AGCCCTTCTTCCCCCAGGCCTCTCCCTGGAAGCCAGCTTTTCTTGTGACCCTGACCATGATGGGACTACTAGTCTTAGGGACAAGCTATCTTCTCATAAGGGAACGTTCTGCAAGGCTGAAGGTGCAGCAGGAAACGGTGAATTTTCAGCACGAGATGGATGAGTTACAGAAGACAAAGGAGGATGCTCTGAAGACTATTG TAGCTCTCTTGACTCCTGTGTGTTGCTTTTCAGCTCGAAGGAAGGCAGCTTACATGGCAG CTTGGAAGAAGGCCCAGCTCTATGCAG ATTGGCGCAAGGAGCACTTCGAGGCCT GGACTTTCACTCTGGATCCAGCCTCTGCCCACCCCATCCTTGCCATCTCCCTGGATAGGCTGAGTGTGAGCCGGAAGGATTCCACTCTGTGCTTGGATGACCTCTTCTGTGTGTTAGGCATCAAAGGCATCTCTTCTGGAAGACATTACTGGGAGGTGAAGCTAAGGAATGGTGACAGCAGCAAGTGGACTCTGGGGGTCTGTAGGGAAGGTGTGGACAGGAAAGGCTGTTTCTCAGAGTGTCCACATAAGGGGTTTTGGACTGTGGGGAGGTCTAGTAGTGGATATTTGGCTTATATTGACACTGGGGCAGCTTTATTATCTGTCAGGCAAGCACCGCAGAGTGTGGGGGTGTTTGTGGACTACACTGAAGGTGACATCTCCTTCTATAACATGAGTGACATGTCCCCCATGTTCTCCTTCCATGAGGCTTCCTTCTCTGGGACTCTTTTTCCATACTTCAGGCTTAAGTCTGGAAATGTCTCAATGATTATCAACTCCATGCCATGTGTgtttgaggggagggagggagaagatggaaggagaggaaggaaaagaagtagg aggggaggaaggggaggagggcaaagaaggggaagaagttAG